In Marinobacter antarcticus, one genomic interval encodes:
- a CDS encoding phage terminase large subunit gives MAVEQRPDQLSEWQSQAMTVPESIDLFLGGGRGGGKSFLLAALFLRHCEQHGDQARCLVVRKSFPGLQDLEAEFRQYFTSIYGTALRFDAQKHKFTLPNGSTIQLDQLEREADFSKYQGKSFSYIAVDEAGQFASPALVDRLRSSLRPPAGVPGRFIVLANPGGVGHAWLVRRYALNEPWKPYTDAATGFDFVSINSTYRDNQFIDRERYAKNLMASCATDPELGRAWLNGDWSVLRGAYFSTVIDEQRNMIEPWPHLPNRYRKAGANTLAHHDPRLAMTDRWEFYLAHDFGVAAPSVTYLVAKSPGAEGPDGYHYPRGSYILVDEETTTHPDDLNTGLGLTVPDQADRILSMCQHWNVTPRGVADDAIFNRTGSQEGSIADEFRKAGVYFEKARKGSRLAGWQTMRRLLADAGKPDVPGLYVSRNCRIWWETVPSLPRDPRNPEDVDSSAPDHGADACRYALTGNAGHVHIPVTFSH, from the coding sequence ATGGCAGTTGAACAGCGCCCAGATCAGCTAAGTGAATGGCAGAGTCAGGCCATGACCGTGCCGGAGTCTATCGACCTGTTCTTAGGTGGTGGTCGTGGTGGTGGAAAGAGCTTCCTGCTGGCAGCATTGTTCCTCCGGCACTGTGAACAACATGGAGATCAGGCCCGGTGCCTGGTGGTTCGCAAGTCATTCCCTGGCCTTCAGGATCTTGAGGCAGAGTTCCGTCAATACTTCACATCCATCTATGGAACAGCCCTTCGCTTTGACGCACAGAAGCATAAGTTCACATTGCCCAATGGCTCGACCATTCAGTTAGACCAGCTTGAACGCGAGGCTGATTTTAGCAAGTATCAGGGAAAATCATTTAGTTACATCGCCGTCGACGAGGCTGGCCAGTTCGCAAGCCCTGCACTGGTTGACCGTCTGCGCTCATCCCTACGCCCTCCAGCGGGAGTGCCTGGACGGTTCATTGTCCTGGCTAACCCTGGCGGTGTGGGCCATGCCTGGCTAGTTCGCCGGTATGCTCTCAATGAGCCGTGGAAGCCGTACACCGATGCAGCCACCGGCTTTGATTTCGTGAGCATTAACAGCACATACCGCGACAATCAGTTCATCGACCGCGAGCGTTACGCAAAGAACCTAATGGCAAGCTGTGCCACTGACCCAGAGTTAGGCCGCGCTTGGCTAAATGGTGATTGGTCAGTATTGCGTGGCGCGTACTTCAGCACGGTTATCGATGAACAGCGCAACATGATTGAGCCATGGCCACACCTTCCGAACCGTTACAGGAAGGCCGGGGCGAATACATTGGCACACCATGACCCACGGCTGGCAATGACTGACCGCTGGGAGTTCTATCTGGCCCATGACTTCGGTGTGGCTGCCCCTTCCGTGACCTACCTTGTCGCCAAAAGCCCAGGTGCTGAAGGCCCGGACGGTTATCACTACCCGCGTGGTTCTTACATTCTGGTGGACGAGGAAACCACTACACACCCGGATGACCTGAACACCGGCCTTGGCTTAACCGTGCCAGATCAGGCAGACCGCATCCTATCAATGTGCCAGCACTGGAACGTAACGCCCCGTGGTGTCGCTGACGATGCAATATTCAACCGCACCGGCAGCCAGGAAGGCAGCATTGCCGATGAGTTCCGAAAGGCTGGTGTCTACTTCGAGAAGGCCCGCAAAGGCTCCCGTCTAGCAGGCTGGCAGACCATGCGCCGGTTACTGGCTGATGCCGGTAAGCCTGACGTACCTGGCCTGTATGTGTCCCGTAATTGCCGGATCTGGTGGGAGACGGTGCCAAGCCTGCCACGTGATCCCCGCAACCCTGAAGATGTTGATTCGTCCGCGCCCGATCACGGCGCTGATGCTTGTCGTTACGCGCTAACCGGCAATGCCGGACACGTACACATTCCCGTAACTTTCTCTCACTAA
- a CDS encoding Bax inhibitor-1/YccA family protein, translating into MQNRQYNVQQDSKGMIARGSATAPISASATKVLRNTYTLLAMTLVFSAVMAGVSMSFGLSQGASLVCSLGALALIWFVLPRTANSSAGIAVVFAFTGLLGLSLGPILLYYLQLSNGGQIIMQALGGTGVVFFALSGYVLTTKKDFSFMRGMLVAGLVVVLVAALGSMVAAMFGVEITALSLAISAAIVFLMSGFILYDTSRIVNGGETNYIMATTGLYLNIYNLFLALLHLIGAFSND; encoded by the coding sequence ATGCAAAACAGACAGTACAATGTTCAGCAGGACAGCAAAGGCATGATTGCCCGTGGGTCTGCTACCGCCCCGATCAGTGCTTCGGCGACCAAGGTTTTGCGCAACACTTACACCCTGCTTGCAATGACACTGGTATTCAGTGCTGTCATGGCTGGTGTATCCATGTCCTTCGGGCTGAGCCAGGGCGCAAGCCTTGTATGCAGTCTGGGCGCGCTTGCTCTGATCTGGTTTGTGCTGCCACGCACCGCCAATAGCTCTGCAGGCATTGCTGTCGTGTTCGCTTTCACCGGCTTGCTGGGTCTTTCTCTTGGCCCGATCCTGCTTTACTACCTGCAGCTCTCCAATGGTGGGCAGATCATTATGCAAGCCCTGGGCGGAACGGGCGTGGTATTTTTCGCCTTGTCCGGCTATGTGTTGACCACCAAAAAAGACTTCAGCTTCATGCGTGGCATGCTGGTTGCCGGTCTTGTTGTGGTGCTGGTTGCGGCTTTGGGCTCCATGGTCGCTGCAATGTTCGGTGTTGAGATCACTGCACTCAGCTTGGCCATCAGCGCTGCGATCGTGTTCCTGATGTCTGGTTTCATCCTCTATGACACCAGCCGCATCGTGAACGGTGGTGAAACCAACTACATCATGGCCACCACGGGCTTGTACCTGAACATCTACAACCTGTTCCTGGCGCTGTTGCATCTAATCGGTGCCTTCTCCAACGATTAG